The Anopheles gambiae chromosome 2, idAnoGambNW_F1_1, whole genome shotgun sequence genomic sequence GCCGACCGTCTACATCGGGGGCAACGCCTGCCAGAAGAGCATCAGCTGCGTCGAAGAAAGCGGATGATATGGTTACGGCTCACCAGCAACTTCTGCGTGATTGTGGGTACGGAGAGGCAGACATCACAGCTGTGCTGCAGGACATCAGTATGGAGGAAATGCCTGCACCAACCATGACGTCTTTGAGACAGCAAGTCCTACGGGACTGTGGCTACTCGGAAGAAGACATATTACGCGTGCTCGATGACGCATCGCCCGAGGAGTTGCAGGACAACGACGTGGAATTTATCTCTGCAGTGGAAAGCTGTGACTGCCCTATCTGCGGTAAGAAGGTGGCACTCAACTTAATAAACCAACACCTCGACCAGTGTCTCATGAAGTAAGGTTGGAATGTTatgtttgaataaaaaataactcaTTTCGAAACTGTTTCTAAGTATCTGGGGACGTGGATCTGTAAATTTGCGAATATTACGCTTCTAATAAGGAGCATAATTGATGTTGgtagaaacgaaacgaaacggttTTTTCTTACGTGTGTTTATCTCGATCATTTCGTAGATTCTCAACTATCACCGGCATTGTTCTGTGCTATTGTTTCGATCTCTATGCACGCTTCGGGAGGGTATTCCTGCACGACAGTCTGGCGATCGTTGGTGGTACCATCATTCGCATCCTCAATTTCCCGTTTGTGGGACTTTAAATGGATGCGCAAATTGTTCTTGGTGGAAAAACATTTTCCgcaatgttgacacatttccgATTTTTCACCGGTGTGTGTAGTGTAATGCGCCCGCAGCTGCTTTGCCGTCGCAAACAACCGTTTGCACTGATCACACTCATACTCCTTAAAGTGTGCCTGCAGATGGGAGATCATATTGTTGACCTTATCGGTGCTGTACCTGTCACAGTGATTGCATTTGTACTGCAGCGGATCGCGGCTCAGTATCGTGTAGTGCTCGACCCACGATTTGGCCGGCCTGTAGTTGTAGTTTTTGGCGTGCACCTTCAGGTGCAGTATCAGATTAAACGACGTATTAAACTTTTTCGGACACAGCGTACACGGATAGCTCCGCTCCTGCGAGTGCTTCTTCAGATGCACGTCGTACGATTCGATCGTTTGGAGTACCTTTTTGCAAACGACACACTCATACCCCCGGTCCTCGTTGTGCGTCAGCTCGTGATTGCGCCGCTTGTTGGGATGGTTGAACACCATGTCACACTTGCTACATTTCAGCATGGTGGTGTGGTACTTCATGTGCTGCTTAAGTGCAGCCTCCGAGCCGTACTGCTTCCCACATATCTCACAGTGCACGATGCAGGGTGCCCCACCAGCCAGATGGTACGTCTGCGTGTGGTAATATTTTCCCGCCGCATTGCTATAGCGCCGATCGCAGTAGTCACATTTAATCGGCTGTTCGTGCATCTTCATGTGCGTGTTCAAGGTGCGCACCCGTGTTAATACGATCGTCTCCATGACGCACTGCTTGCAGGTGTACGGAAGGTAATCAACGTGGGTAGCTAAATGTTCTATCAGCGCCTTCCGTGAGCCTAATGGTTCGCTGCTACAAATGTAGCACTTAAAATCGTGCAGCGTAGGCACCGGTTCTGCTTTGTCTTTCAAGTTTCGTTTCTTCGGCTGCTTTGAAGAGGCTGTCTGCTGTCGTGCCGATGTTACAGTCTCCATGCACATATCCTCAGTCGTTGTAGAGTTTTGATTCATTTGACAGTCTGTAGAGGAACTTTCTACTGGGATATACGATCGATCCACACTATCATTGTCGCAATCGAAGTCTTCACTCGATTGTGGCTCATCATGTGTTCCCGTGTTGTACTCAGTGGTAACGGCTAACCGCTTACTTTGAGTGCGAATACGTTTCGATCTACGGGTTGGTTCGGGTTCCGTCCGATTCTCCTTTTGGAATTTATACTTAACTACCTCTGCATTGTTGCTCATATGGGAGCTTTCCAAGGCGGTTGCCGGGGCCTCCAAATTGGATACTTCATTAGAACTGCAAAATGAACGGATTATTTCAGTTAATCTATTTCCTAGCGAAGGTGGGATTCATGATCCGTTTACTTACTGTGGCCCAGCGTCTGGCAGCGTATGATTGGCAGAATCTTTTCCATTGTCGTTCAACCGGGTTGTAATAGCATCTCGAAGCTTACGGTCAGATTCACGAAACAACTGTACATGTTGCTCGATCGTTCTTAGCTTTGCGATGCACGTGTCACATACCATTTTGGAAAATGGATCATCCGCTGCAATCTGGAAAGAGCAAACTCTTTTCACTCCACTGCATCGATTACCGTGCCGTGCATTTGTGCTTGCCCACATCACATACCTCCAATCCTACATTGTTGCGTATGATGGTTAGCAGTTCCCGATCTACGCTAGAACCAAACAGGGAACACACATCTTTCGAGGAGCCGAGACACAATCGGCAAGTACAGTTTTCCGATTCCATTTGGATTTGGATCGGCTGCTGCGAGCAGCAAGAGTTGGCATAAActgtaaacataaacaaatggTTGAAGTTCCGCTCACCTCGTTCCAACAACAGCTTTGAcagcttctctctctctttcgtgaGAGCGGTGTTTACTTCTCATTCTCACATTGCCGCGCTGGTGAGACGATTTGGCGGGCTCCAAATACTTTCATGAGGCAAACAGCCACATCACGTTGTCTCCAATGCACGTTAGCAATCGGATGAAcaatttcgtcatttttttatgCGTATTCCAGCTACGCGGGTAAGAAATTTGAATTCCTATGCAGGAGCCGGCTGTTCGTGTTGAGGATCGTAAACGGCTACCAACGCCCTTACGCGTGTGGTAGGAAATTTGAATTCCTATGCAGGAGCCGGCTGCTCGTGTTGAGGATCGTAAACTGCTACCAATGCCCTTACGCGTGTGGTGGCTGGATGAAACAGAAAGATCAGCGCATCAGCAGCTTTTGCGATTGATGAGTAATCTGTTTGTGTACGCTTTGCGCAGAGAACATGCTTCGCAAGGCACAACTGTGAAAGGAGTACATACACATCTCGCTATCGCATCGATGCCTCTGactaggcatgtgtaaaatgaacgagaatcgcaccgttcgaacagttcggtaaagtgcacgaacgaacgaggttcttaacaaaaagaacgaccaggacttttggaagaaactgactacaccgaacgcgttcgaacgttccgttcagtgttcgacggcacacataaatgtggtaataaaacgtgcaaaatcattttgctttctcgctctttctcgcaccgtgcgaacgggtcgtcagagatcaaaatgtaccctgttggt encodes the following:
- the LOC3290957 gene encoding uncharacterized protein LOC3290957, yielding MSSSVESTEVDSAKQALMLALGDKWTMYLTNMKLWFRKKHSKEEFDLECRKLFSPNQLHLHNRFLLAILNKIDAVSVPQSSANHFDGAQMVSPSSVYGAAGDGTGYSCLSSMQQADGRSSKKRKRSSKSSSDRSTFEPMSPYDYIPREPAGPDQEHGSSTQCGATLPTMRYAAQELFLPDNGLVLGRLLVGAWEHGLASADDAAVELIVSSVQVLLKNILSAVIMARKHYRVTANGTFYYDVGRGMDPMDVRNTVTKTKIDDEPMELDREILCYVKTPPTDSTFLASCENLYPSVSRKINALELYRALQDRNLISSHSVYSMNIERISSQLSYHHTRKGIGSSLRSSTRAAGSCIGIQISYHTLNTALTKEREKLSKLLLERGERNFNHLFMFTVYANSCCSQQPIQIQMESENCTCRLCLGSSKDVCSLFGSSVDRELLTIIRNNVGLEIAADDPFSKMVCDTCIAKLRTIEQHVQLFRESDRKLRDAITTRLNDNGKDSANHTLPDAGPHSNEVSNLEAPATALESSHMSNNAEVVKYKFQKENRTEPEPTRRSKRIRTQSKRLAVTTEYNTGTHDEPQSSEDFDCDNDSVDRSYIPVESSSTDCQMNQNSTTTEDMCMETVTSARQQTASSKQPKKRNLKDKAEPVPTLHDFKCYICSSEPLGSRKALIEHLATHVDYLPYTCKQCVMETIVLTRVRTLNTHMKMHEQPIKCDYCDRRYSNAAGKYYHTQTYHLAGGAPCIVHCEICGKQYGSEAALKQHMKYHTTMLKCSKCDMVFNHPNKRRNHELTHNEDRGYECVVCKKVLQTIESYDVHLKKHSQERSYPCTLCPKKFNTSFNLILHLKVHAKNYNYRPAKSWVEHYTILSRDPLQYKCNHCDRYSTDKVNNMISHLQAHFKEYECDQCKRLFATAKQLRAHYTTHTGEKSEMCQHCGKCFSTKNNLRIHLKSHKREIEDANDGTTNDRQTVVQEYPPEACIEIETIAQNNAGDS